A portion of the Bombus terrestris unplaced genomic scaffold, iyBomTerr1.2, whole genome shotgun sequence genome contains these proteins:
- the LOC105666913 gene encoding uncharacterized protein LOC105666913: MCCCKRRSRSVDNEQAVRICLYEGQYRSTVFHIRNAIVRTCYGIVTYLNVTIFAFSKSLCNWMGYAATRWTIPHVENSSLTYIVIHKEVYSSDTVLHKFFSMLLR, from the exons atgtgttgttgtaaaagacgc TCCAGGAGCGTAGACAATGAACAAGCAGTACGAATCTGCCTTTATGAGGGACAGTATCGTTCAACAGTTTTTCATATTCGAAACGCGATAGTGCGGACGTGCTACGGAATAGTTACCTATTTAAACGTTACAATTTTTGCGTTTAGCAAGAGTTTGTGCAATTG GATGGGTTATGCGGCAACCAGATGGACTATTCCACATGTGGAA aaTTCTTCCCTGACGTACATCGTGATACACAAGGAAGTTTATTCCAGTGATACAGTTCTTCATAAATTCTTTTCCATGCTGTTACG